The following are encoded together in the Budorcas taxicolor isolate Tak-1 chromosome 4, Takin1.1, whole genome shotgun sequence genome:
- the LOC128046926 gene encoding GTPase IMAP family member 4-like produces MAAQYHSKPRTSHRLANPGDSQLRLVLVGKTGAGKSATGNSFLREKVFLSSFSAVSITKHCNKGSSTWKGRDVVIVDSPGLFDMKVSDAETHKEITRCMVLTSPGLHALLLVIPLVRYVPKDQKATEKIVAMFGERAKEHMIALFKDDLAGMDFRDYLKHAATTIRELIREFRDRYCVVNNKATGAEQENQREQLLALAQDVVNKCKGRYYTNSLYQKTEEEIQEQTQALQENYREELERAKAQIKQEFKEEIRKLKDELEQQEQKAEMERRLAAMEAHRVSRQQTARDDVLSQNKIL; encoded by the exons ATGGCTGCCCAGTACCACAGCAAACCCAGGACCAGCCACA GGCTTGCAAACCCTGGAGATTCCCAGCTGAGACTTGTCTTAGTGGGTAAGACTGGGGCAGGAAAAAGCGCAACAGGAAACAGCTTCCTCAGAGAGAAAGTGTTTCTGTCTAGCTTTTCAGCTGTATCCATCACCAAGCACTGTAACAAAGGAAGCAGCACTTGGAAGGGGAGAGATGTTGTCATCGTGGACTCACCTGGCCTCTTTGACATGAAGGTCTCAGATGCTGAGACTCACAAGGAGATTACCCGCTGCATGGTGCTGACCTCCCCGGGGCTTCACGCTCTGCTCCTGGTCATCCCACTCGTCCGTTACGTGCCCAAAGACCAGAAAGCCACAGAGAAGATCGTGGCAATGTTTGGAGAGAGAGCTAAGGAACACATGATTGCCTTATTCAAAGATGACTTAGCCGGCATGGATTTCCGTGATTACTTAAAGCATGCTGCTACAACCATCCGAGAGCTGATTCGTGAGTTCAGAGATCGCTACTGTGTTGTCAACAACAAGGCCACAGGAGCTGAGCAGGAAAACCAGAGGGAGCAGCTGCTGGCCCTGGCCCAGGATGTGGTGAACAAGTGCAAGGGGAGATACTACACAAATAGCCTGTATCAGAAGACCGAGGAGGAGATTCAGGAACAAACCCAAGCATtacaagaaaattacagagaaGAGCTCGAAAGAGCAAAAGCTCAAATAAAACAGGAgttcaaagaggaaatcagaaagcTGAAGGATGAACTAGAACAGCAAGAGCAGAAGGCGGAAATGGAAAGGCGATTGGCAGCAATGGAGGCTCACCGGGTTTCAAGGCAGCAAACAGCCAGGGATGATGTTTTGAGTCAGAATAagatactttaa
- the LOC128047008 gene encoding GTPase IMAP family member 6-like encodes MSSMCGYVWGTVSDLLHSACSLLTLKGDTESSGEHTAPEDARHGHSSCPTDTMAMEEEEFEIPLLEEPEEGASQDPSPDGSGGLRGDEGTPQTLRLILVGKSGSGKSATGNSILGRRVFESKLSARPVTQAFQEGRRAWAGRELQVIDTPDILSRWAAPWGTAQGIGEAGARSWPGLHAVLLVTQLGRFTEEDQRVAGRLQEVFGEGILARTVLVFTRNEDLDGGSLERYLRETDNRALAELDVVCSRRHCGFNNKGDGAEQEAQLRELLRHVEGVLWEHEGRAYSPPAAPHLCASTP; translated from the exons ATGTCCTCTATGTGTGGGTACGTCTGGGGCACTGTCTCTGATCTCCTCCATTCAGCCTGCAGTTTGTTAACTCtcaaaggagacacagagagtTCAGGAGAGCACACGGCCCCAGAAGACGCAAGACATGGGCATTCCTCCTGCCCCACAGACACCATGGCG ATGGAGGAAGAAGAATTCGAAATCCCTCTCCTGGAGGAACCTGAAGAAGGTGCATCCCAGGATCCTTCTCCAGACGGGTCAGGAG GGCTGCGGGGGGATGAAGGGACCCCACAGACGCTGAGGCTCATCCTGGTGGGAAAATCCGGGAGCGGGAAAAGCGCCACGGGAAACAGCATCCTCGGGAGGAGAGTGTTCGAGTCCAAGCTCAGCGCTCGCCCGGTGACCCAGGCCTTCCAGGAGGGGCGCCGCGCGTGGGCGGGGAGGGAGCTGCAGGTCATCGACACCCCCGACATCCTGTCCCGCTGGGCGGCGCCGTGGGGTACTGCTCAGGGCATTGGCGAGGCTGGCGCCCGTTCCTGGCCAGGGCTGCACGCGGTGCTCCTGGTGACTCAGCTCGGCCGCTTCACTGAAGAGGACCAGCGGGTGGCTGGGCGCCTCCAGGAGGTGTTTGGGGAGGGCATCCTGGCCCGCACCGTCCTGGTGTTCACACGGAACGAAGACCTGGATGGTGGCTCCTTGGAAAGGTACCTGCGGGAGACCGACAACCGGGCGCTGGCCGAGCTGGACGTGGTCTGCTCAAGGCGACACTGCGGCTTCAACAACAAGGGGGATGGAGCCGAGCAGGAGGCCCAGCTGAGGGAGCTCTTGCGGCACGTTGAAGGGGTCCTGTGGGAGCATGAGGGCCGTGCCTACAGCCCCCCGGCCGCCCCTCACCTCTGTGCCAGCACCCCATGA